The Quercus lobata isolate SW786 chromosome 4, ValleyOak3.0 Primary Assembly, whole genome shotgun sequence genome segment TCTTGAAGGGGAAAACAAATGTTAGGTGAATTGTTTTCTGAAAACCAAACTTAAAAATGGTTATTCAAATTTACTGTGTAAAcataattcaaaattgaatacatctttttttattattatttaaaataaaatgttttttgttgtttttaaaattgattttatctttctttttttaacaaacactataaaaagaaatacattTGCAAACTATTTAAATTTCATCTTTCACATTTAAAATCTATACAagattatgttttgaaaacttatttcaATATGATCAACCTATtgagcgtttttttttttttttgataaggagcatctttttctttaacctaacccaacccatctATTTCATTTTCTAGTGGGTCTTTTGTAGTAAAGTTGATGGGCCGGTTTTCTCCTTATGTTTTTGTCCTCTTTGGGGCTTAGGCCTCcccttttaataatattatctgaattataaaaaaagaaaaagaaaaagaaaaagaaaaaagtatttaCCCTTAATGAAAATACGTTTTAGAAATGATGAACTAAATAGGAGAAAGATCATGTTCATTTTAagattaatattaatattatattttatggGTTCAATAGTGtacataaaattaattaaatttaaaattttaattagcttGATACTCGacttttgaatttataatatttaatctgAATTATCAAATAGATCatttgattttaaatgaaaattatcctAACAAGAGAATAAGGTTTTGAAGAAGTGTAATAAAAAATGGTTGGAAAGATTAACTAGACTATTTTAATACAATGGCATATCCCATAAGTTTTAGGGATGATTGGcataaaaatgtcaaaaaatgcTAAATGTTGTGAGAGGGATTTGAGAATATAGGTGTGCATttaaaataacttatttttatgtttactagtttattttatttaaaaataaatcgaATAAAAGTATAGTTGTTCCTTACTCCTTAGGAAAAAAGTGAGGCATTACTGTGTATATtatactctaaaataaaaataagctaaaccAAACAATTACCAAGTCCAacactaataaaataatatttcatcaATAGTGCTGGtattaataaaagtttactattttcaaaacaaagaaaaagtttacacaaaaaaaaaaaagataaacattttcaaaacatctctctctctctctctctctctctctctctctctctctctctctctctctctctctctctctctctctctctctctctctctctctctcattgtagCCTAATTAATGTTGAAATCAccttattaaaaattacaaaatgctTTTAACCCCAAACCCGACTTGCCCCAATCTTGCCTTATAGAGTAGACAAAAACAAGTAATATCCCTGATCCAATAACCCTATTCCATCCCACTTTATTGTCATCTCTACTTTAACTTATGGTGAGAAGCCAAAttcttattttataaattttttttatattatatttttccattGATATATCTAACTTATATGTAGAAGCTTAATTGTAAGCCTCACCCACAAAAGTTCCATATGGTGCATCTTAAAAAAAGTATAGATTTATCTATACTTTTTTTAAGACGCaccataaatataataaaagccAGAGATGCGTATAACTCTGACAAGAAAATGTTAATGtttgtcctttaaaaaaatgttcatcTAGCATTACACAAAGTAATTCCATATAGATCTTTATAATGGTAAGTTTGATTTTGATGTGTCATGCACAGGTTGGTTGCAATTGGAGCAATATTGAGATTGAGCTcataaatggtaaaaaaataaaaaataatgatctCAGAAGTGGTAACAAAAAGGGGAAATAATGATCTcagaaatggtaaaaaaataggATAAAGCTATTatttggaaccaaaaaaaaaaagatatttataatttatggcTTCCCCATCAACAAGCGTTTGTAGTCCAACGGTTAGGATAATTGCCTTCCAAGCAATAGACCCGGGTTCGACTCCCGGCAAACGCAAAGGTATTGTTTTGCCAAATTTCATTATGTCTCTATGTAATTCTACTAGTGCAAATGTGCAATGCACAATACTTTACCCAATAAGCTTTTTTCTTATAATCTCCATAAACCAATTGTTAATTGTGCTAATTTTTCCATAAGTCAATATCTGGAAAAGTAAAATTGTACTGGTTCAATGCACAATACTTTACCCAATAAGCCTTTTTTTAAATCACCACAAACCAATTGTTAATAGTGCTAATTTTTCCGTAAGTCAATATCTGGAAAGTAAAATTGTATTAGTGCAATGCACAATACTTTACCCaataagcctttttttttttttaatcactataAGCCAATTGTTAATTGTGCTAATTTTTCCATAAGTCAATAGCTGGGAAGTAGTTGTCTGTATTTCCCTAGTGCTACTACTACTTTATAATCACTTCCAATGCAACAACTGCAAGTCTGCAGCAGCGAAAATGCCTACTTTTCTTCATGTGTGCTTGTAGGATTCTTTTTGCTAGCAACCTGGACACGAGATTAGAAATCCTGCTAGCTATTTGGCTTAAGTTGATACGAATTTTTCATCAAAGAAATTGAATCATTGAAGTTTAAACTAGATCCATTTAGCTGGTACACTATTATGTTGAAACTGCCATGCACATGTATATGAGCTCCTTTCTCATCATATGATTTGAAAAGGAATCGGTGTCACTCTGCTAGCATAAATGTGAAGAAGTCTATGCTTCAACATTCAAAGGAAGTGATCAGAAATAGAATCTCATGTTGCAGGATTTGAAGGTCTCTACACAAACTTGGAGACAATATAGCAATCTTAGCATACCCAGTTCTATCTTCGTCAATACGAGCCAAGGTAGCTAGCTTTGTTGGTTTCTTTTCTTGTTGTTAGATTACTGCTAGTTATGTTGGTGTAGTTTCAATGTTGCATTCTATTTATATCTGCTGTGAAGCTTGTACTCTTTGCTGTAGTTTGAGTCTATTTGTACTCTGATAAGTCATTTGCATTCCAGGAATCACTTCATCCTATATATCCGACCAATTTAAGGTCAATAAAGAAAAGTGGCCCATCTGCTGAGTTGGTTGTATGAAATTCGTATTCATTTCTGTTGAAATAATTTTAGCtatgtattgtatttcataagaCGGCAGCTATGTTCTTTTGCAAAACCATCCACAATGTGATTATATACTTCCCAAGTGCTATACAAAACGGAGGAGTCATACAACTCTTGTAAGAATTATCAGGAAGAAGCTTCCAAAAACTCCATAAGCATTCTTTTGGAACAAGAACATCTGCTCCAAGGCATAAactaatattacatttttttttcctattaaataTCTCAAATCCCTACTCTGGTCTGTGCAGATTATGAAGGATGTACAAAGAAGCAGATGATAAGAAAATACATACAGAATAACTTAACAGATCCATACCGGTGGAGATTGTAACCATCTTGCTCCTCTCAAACATCTTAACTAAAAGAATCATGACAATAACGTGTCCCACTTTTGTCTTTAATTCATCAAGTGAGCTAATTTTCATCCATTTAGGCCTCTCCTACAAATTGATAAGAATCATTTAAGAGCTcaaattagaggaagagaacaattataaaaatgtgGGGGGGGGGAGGCCATCTAGGTAAAGCTTATATGTTCTAATGGGAGGAGATCAGAAAAGCATGTAAGTAAGTATATAAACACAAGTTCTACATTCTATTGTAAATGTTTTGGAAAGTGATCAGTTAAGAAAACTAAGCATATCATCCTCCATGGGTTCTAATCACAATGAAATTATCTATTTGTTCTGCCTCATGTGATGAAGCATAATGCAATTGAGTCTAGTCAGATTTAATATTCTAACCAGGAAATTAAAAGTTAAGAAGCATGGGTATTGATGAATAGGATGGAAAGAGCACTTTTACATCACCTGGTTACCAATCTCATTGAGTCTGATGCATTCAAGTGCTGAAAATATCTTGGCAAGAGAATTGCAAATAGAGTAGCTTTTGTTTAAAGGGAATTAGGATTACCTTGAGAGCAAACATTCCAAACAAAGAAGAGCTTTTAAGGGAACGATCAAGAGGAGCAGGCACATCAGAGGGCACATTACTGATAAATAGTCCATACAAGCCCATACCGAATATTAACATGACAGTCCCAGCAAGATAAACATCTGCATCAGTTGCATTTTCTCACATCATTTTGTTTCCAAAAGAAAGCTACATTGTTAAGAATGGATGGGTAACCAATGCTTGTGCCAAAATGTAAGTGGGTGGAAAGAGTTCTTCAGCAGAAAGAACAACATAACTTTTAGAAACAAGACAACATCATGTATAATTCATGTTACAAATGATGTTGAAACACACTCTTCAATAAACAAACTAAATAATTGGAGAATATACTTCCAATAATATAAagtaataatacaaaaattatgcTGAAGGGAATTCCTGCGAATCTAACCTATAGCTTCAACTAGTCGTAGAACCATCTGTCCTGAATGAATCCCTCTGACGCAGCTTGACCAGTAAACTTTATATGCCTCTATAATATAAACGCAACCCTAAAAACATTTAAAGTAATCAGATATATacaacaaaatacataattaCATCCAATGTTATGATACAATTAGCATCATAGCATCTAAATTTCAGCAATTCATTAAATATCTATGTATGACTTGAATGGATATCCTTACATAATTAGACAAGTTTCGGGTATGCAAGCCCTGctataaattataagaaaaccctaaaatattacACAGCTCTAGTATCATGCCTTGGAAATGAATCGTTGTGGTGTGCAACAAATTCAGGTTTTTAGGATTATTCAAGGAATTGTTAGCAGAGAATTTGAATTATAATAACTCTATGCACAAAGTAAAATTCCCAACAATTTTTTGGTGAATAGTTAACTTCCCAATGATTTTTGGTGAATAGTGTCCTACACTTACCCAACTAGTTTGAGGGGCCATTATAGAAAAATCTTATTGCCTTTGCTTCTGCTACTACACTTACCACAATTTTGAATCATGAAATTGAGGAAACGAAAGACGAAATGTTGTTTGTAAATGAAACAGCAGTGAAGAATCAGAGTTGTCTACAACAAATTCCGAGAATGCTGAATCACAGTGGCATCATTCGTATGTTTTGATTACTCATGTCTATAAATCAATAGAGTTGCTTATTCTTCTGTTGGTTACTTCGAAGGCATAAGATATCTGATATGTCATTATGTTTGGTCATCAAGAACTTCCAATTAAGACTATGTGACTTGTTTAAGAGACATACAAAAGTGTAGAATCTACagaaatattttcaacaaaatttgatttacTACCAAATTAATTCCAGAACctccatcaccatcaccatcaccatcgtATATCATAAGCTCAAGAGCAAATAAATTTACACAAATTGCTGACAAAACATAATGTTTGTCACgtaatttattttgaagaataggGTTAAGGAAAGTACATTCAGAAAGCACAAGAGTGAACCGGCCAATGAGCCTCCAACAGCCAGAAGTGCCAAGAAGCGGAAGTCAAAAATTGTCTGCTCAGAAGTTAACAAGCAAGAAATGCTTTTAGAAGATTagaatatgcataaaacatCTGAAAAGATATAGAAGAAGTTCACTACTAGTTTGACATAGATACTTCATCAAAACTCAACAAAGGCAAAAGAAGAGGGGGGAAAGATTTTTTATAGTGTGCAATTCTGCATatttaaattgatgaaaaaaaatttcctttcattGATCACATAATCTGAAGCCATATATGAAAATTATACATCAAACCTCAATCTTTGGTAGAGTAATTCTAATATATCATCGGATAACTTATATTGACATAGTGAAGGACCATATGAGCGAGCAGCAACTAGCATTACAATGATTTCTGATTAGGGAACTTAAGTCATTCACTAGGATAAGGACATATCTTCAAAGAACTTATCACAGGTAGACATTCCAATAACATGTACCAATACAACTAAAATTACAATAACATTATAATCTCAGTTATTCAAGAAGGGTGTGCTGAGACGCTGACAGTGACTGATCAAGTTTGTTCCCCGGCTTTGCCAaaacttttgtttatttttagacaGTAAAACTATATTCATTACATCATTTATCAGCAGCAATCAGTCAAGCAACTAACCTGCAAAAACCCAACACTATAAACAGCTTTTTTTTCACACATCTTATTCAAATCAGTCACTTCCCAAttccaataattttataaatggcTACTAGTTTCTATATACCCTATACTGGCTTCATGAATTCACAAACTTTTCCTAAAAACAATTACCCTTAAGatcaaattttctttcttttttattttttattttatttattggaattcaactgaaaaaaaaaaaaaacaagtaaaaaaaaaaggagtggtGAATTAGCAATATACCCTCTCAATGTTGGACTCAGCACCCTTCACAAACCGGAAGATCGGGCTGCCATTTGGGTTTGCAAGGGCGTAGTTGAGGTTCGAGTCTGCGGGTCTAGAGGGCTCAACAACAAACGGTTTTGATGAAGAAGTAGTGGTAGATGAAAGTATGGTACTCTCTTTTGTTGGTGATGATGGTTTTGACTCAGaagatggtgatgatgatgatgatggtgaggaGCTCAAAGAAGCACAGGGATACAAAAGGCGGCCGCGGTTGTTTAAAGGGCGGCCGCCGCGGTGGATCGAGACGGAGACGGAGAGTTGTGGAGTGGAGATGGAAGTGAAGAGAGccatagaagagagagagagagagagagagatattttgaAGTGGAAAAGACGTGGTTGGGAATAAGCTGtgtattttttcttccttttttaccGGTAGATGGCGGGTAATAACGGTAAT includes the following:
- the LOC115987635 gene encoding uncharacterized protein LOC115987635 encodes the protein MALFTSISTPQLSVSVSIHRGGRPLNNRGRLLYPCASLSSSPSSSSSPSSESKPSSPTKESTILSSTTTSSSKPFVVEPSRPADSNLNYALANPNGSPIFRFVKGAESNIERTIFDFRFLALLAVGGSLAGSLLCFLNGCVYIIEAYKVYWSSCVRGIHSGQMVLRLVEAIDVYLAGTVMLIFGMGLYGLFISNVPSDVPAPLDRSLKSSSLFGMFALKERPKWMKISSLDELKTKVGHVIVMILLVKMFERSKMVTISTGMDLLSYSVCIFLSSASLYILHNLHRPE